In Leptospira brenneri, the following are encoded in one genomic region:
- a CDS encoding kelch repeat-containing protein produces the protein MRCNFSLFITLLLVQCTIPDQSKNPFDPTTLAGGSVAVLSSLVFQNEIQITSRYETNDYPSFVKTEILDLSFSEPVASHFTKSDFRISDNYKDDLVLRDVFPLSESKIRVLFSVSSRSEWREPITLSIRRPEFFGQYSFSGKQLEFKFPYPRYIGSISEPKGQITTKSLPDGRILLAGGVSILGNTVSTVEIFDPETGISSLLPPLNQSLMGIAICSTANGVVYLSGGKTIAGSVTANSQISNRIYQIQTNDQTVVELPVSLQKRRFGHTMVCLSNGNLLVSGGQFQVGNDHTAITDEHELVSVQTGTTTILNSSANFPMNTIFHFTEYDGKTEKVFFFGGKDRTDPFAVYINAIQRLDLNTQTMDSIGDPMPTARSNVTVISVPGGDRLVLGGLMGGAVPVGSRSIESWNETTWTTKTHGFTTRIKNSSSIIPYSSSQILYTGGVDTNYKSAILELYDHIEKKNFVVDTMMDARSEHSAIQTNRGIVIFGDSALNDKRVELYGKD, from the coding sequence ATGCGATGCAATTTTAGTTTATTCATAACTTTATTACTCGTTCAGTGTACGATCCCCGACCAATCAAAAAACCCTTTTGATCCTACAACTCTGGCTGGTGGTTCTGTTGCTGTTTTGTCATCACTCGTCTTTCAAAACGAGATCCAGATCACTTCTAGATACGAAACGAACGACTATCCATCCTTTGTAAAAACTGAAATTTTAGATTTGAGTTTTAGTGAACCTGTTGCATCACATTTTACAAAGTCAGATTTCCGTATTTCTGATAATTATAAGGATGATTTGGTACTCAGAGATGTGTTTCCACTTTCTGAATCAAAAATTCGTGTTTTATTTTCTGTTTCCTCTCGTTCTGAATGGAGGGAGCCGATTACCCTCTCTATCCGAAGGCCCGAATTCTTTGGTCAATATTCGTTTTCAGGGAAACAATTAGAGTTTAAATTTCCTTATCCACGTTATATTGGATCAATATCCGAACCAAAAGGTCAAATTACTACCAAATCTTTACCTGATGGGCGGATCCTGCTTGCAGGAGGAGTTTCTATTTTAGGGAATACGGTTTCCACAGTAGAAATTTTCGACCCTGAAACTGGGATTTCCTCTTTATTACCTCCGCTAAATCAAAGTTTGATGGGAATTGCAATCTGTTCTACCGCAAACGGGGTTGTATACTTATCAGGTGGCAAAACGATTGCAGGTTCTGTCACAGCAAACTCTCAAATCAGTAATCGAATTTATCAGATTCAAACAAATGACCAGACAGTAGTTGAACTTCCCGTTTCCTTACAAAAAAGACGTTTTGGGCATACCATGGTATGTTTAAGTAATGGAAACTTACTTGTGTCAGGTGGTCAGTTTCAGGTTGGGAATGATCATACAGCCATAACGGACGAACATGAATTAGTTTCTGTTCAAACGGGAACTACAACTATCTTGAATTCTTCAGCAAATTTTCCAATGAATACGATTTTCCATTTTACGGAGTACGATGGTAAGACAGAAAAAGTATTTTTTTTTGGAGGAAAAGATCGAACAGATCCTTTTGCAGTTTATATAAACGCGATTCAACGATTGGACTTGAATACCCAGACAATGGATTCAATTGGAGATCCAATGCCGACTGCAAGGTCTAATGTCACTGTGATTTCTGTTCCTGGTGGTGACAGGTTGGTTCTCGGCGGTTTGATGGGGGGAGCGGTTCCTGTCGGTTCGAGGAGCATTGAATCTTGGAACGAAACTACCTGGACCACCAAAACACATGGATTTACGACTCGGATCAAAAACAGTAGTTCTATCATTCCTTATTCTAGTTCTCAAATCCTTTATACGGGTGGTGTTGATACTAATTATAAGTCCGCAATTCTAGAATTATACGATCATATCGAAAAGAAAAATTTTGTTGTAGATACAATGATGGATGCTCGTTCAGAACATTCCGCTATCCAGACGAATCGAGGAATCGTTATTTTTGGCGATTCTGCATTAAATGATAAAAGAGTAGAGTTGTATGGAAAAGATTAG
- the omp85 gene encoding Omp85 family outer membrane protein: MFFRNLISLLVIVSTWPSVSLVAQERKSDVPEWLGEFKKLDEKELATKKEGWYATGLPLFGNDAVNGSGLGVLTNIFYNGTKADSSFKYTPYEHLFNVGVYRTNRGTQNNYLAWDAPYFADTAYRLRAYVGHDASFYNQYFGVGTESLEPLYFKDRNVDGSRITRNATYSDFENANSYTRNRGPGKEFSSNQHYHDYQFETTYGQFAADKTIFQVFRVWAGVEFSKNAVRRYDGTSTEGREPLTGVRVPAIEGSSKITEDANAGKIIGIHGGNLNYVRAGIAYDTRDYEPDPDRGWLIEYNINKSERTIGSDFNYIRHFAQAKNFYQPFPKLFEEFVIAQRVALTKIEGEVPFFEYRYLFSIDGPFGALGGQNTLRGYRQERFFGPVIGFYNIELRYRVGSFSFWDQFFQLSIVPFYDVGRVWDKLRDVNTLNYKHARGIGLRLIWDQATVILLDYAYSREDQLFYLDIGHTF, from the coding sequence ATGTTCTTTCGGAATCTGATTTCTTTGTTGGTAATTGTATCAACATGGCCATCAGTTTCCCTGGTTGCTCAAGAGAGAAAATCGGATGTACCAGAATGGCTCGGTGAATTTAAAAAATTAGATGAAAAGGAACTAGCCACTAAAAAAGAAGGTTGGTATGCTACCGGCCTTCCTTTGTTTGGGAACGATGCCGTCAATGGATCTGGTCTTGGAGTGCTTACCAACATTTTTTATAATGGAACGAAAGCAGACTCTTCTTTTAAATACACTCCGTACGAACATTTATTCAATGTGGGAGTTTACCGAACCAATCGCGGAACTCAAAATAATTATTTAGCATGGGATGCTCCTTATTTTGCTGATACCGCGTATAGACTTAGAGCTTACGTGGGTCACGATGCTAGTTTTTATAATCAGTATTTTGGTGTGGGAACGGAGAGTTTAGAGCCACTTTATTTCAAAGATAGAAATGTAGATGGCAGTCGTATCACTAGAAATGCCACCTATTCAGATTTTGAAAATGCCAACTCTTATACACGGAATCGTGGGCCAGGGAAAGAGTTTAGTTCGAACCAACATTACCATGACTACCAATTTGAAACTACTTATGGGCAATTTGCTGCAGATAAAACCATTTTCCAAGTTTTCAGAGTTTGGGCGGGAGTCGAGTTCTCGAAAAATGCAGTGAGGCGGTATGACGGAACTTCGACAGAGGGTAGAGAGCCTTTGACAGGAGTGCGAGTCCCGGCAATCGAAGGCAGTTCTAAAATTACAGAAGATGCCAATGCAGGAAAGATCATCGGAATCCATGGTGGGAACCTAAATTATGTTCGTGCGGGGATTGCTTATGATACAAGAGATTATGAACCAGATCCAGATCGTGGTTGGCTCATTGAATACAATATCAACAAATCAGAAAGAACTATCGGTTCTGATTTTAATTATATAAGGCATTTCGCCCAAGCAAAAAACTTTTATCAACCCTTCCCAAAACTTTTTGAAGAGTTTGTGATCGCACAGCGGGTCGCACTCACAAAAATTGAGGGTGAGGTTCCGTTTTTTGAATACCGATATCTTTTTTCCATCGATGGTCCGTTTGGTGCTCTTGGAGGACAGAATACACTGAGAGGATATAGGCAAGAACGTTTTTTTGGACCAGTCATTGGGTTTTATAATATTGAATTACGTTACCGGGTAGGAAGTTTTTCCTTTTGGGATCAGTTCTTTCAATTGAGTATTGTTCCCTTTTATGATGTAGGTCGTGTTTGGGATAAACTTCGAGATGTGAACACTTTGAATTATAAACATGCGCGTGGGATTGGATTACGTCTGATTTGGGACCAAGCAACTGTGATTCTACTCGACTATGCTTACTCCAGAGAAGACCAATTGTTTTATTTGGACATTGGTCATACGTTTTAG
- a CDS encoding methyl-accepting chemotaxis protein, which yields MSIGTSLEVVKTKKNWVELGPVYVNRVRFLLAGFYIIATLGSYKTSTTLQTMSYLVGITCMFLYGGLQAYLFKKEKLSAFFPKFLIIMDITVLFAVTASGLLGGSGVAADLIKSPTLYVLYYFYVVYSAFLFSKRTLLMITYYSAFCLILILAIGYGQGVEFKEAEGLQSQKGTVGISNEVFKILFLICFGYLTSAVLNLLNTIKNESEERQKLAESERTNSDNLNRDLVRVGSELVKTLKSIREITTDFNLQIESQDKSIHELTEFVSSFSESIQTSVDNIGKQHNQISLLNHKSDTLKLSISEIGSVVEELNTNMSDFQDRSNVLSETVQNLEERLRSVNESQKEVSEVNDIMAEIADRTNLLALNASIEAARAGEHGRGFAVVAQEVAKLAENSNENATKIKKIITTSNKFIQEGTELASVSLKQTEALQSKYELLSAVIKTATNKINSQKNINNEVLESLDLIESISKELDQESKLLNQDKDQMVAVVQKMDEINREVVINARKVGENTLSLEKQAAELASE from the coding sequence ATGTCGATTGGAACTAGTTTGGAAGTAGTAAAGACAAAGAAAAATTGGGTAGAACTTGGCCCTGTGTATGTGAACCGAGTCAGGTTTCTTCTCGCGGGATTTTATATCATAGCGACTCTCGGATCCTACAAAACCTCCACCACTTTGCAAACCATGAGTTATTTGGTGGGGATTACGTGTATGTTTTTGTATGGGGGGCTTCAGGCCTATTTATTCAAAAAGGAAAAGTTAAGTGCGTTCTTTCCAAAGTTTTTGATTATCATGGACATTACCGTACTCTTTGCTGTGACAGCTTCTGGTCTTCTTGGAGGTAGTGGTGTTGCTGCTGATTTAATCAAGTCACCTACACTTTATGTATTATATTATTTCTATGTAGTTTACTCAGCGTTTTTATTTTCAAAACGAACTTTGCTCATGATTACTTACTATTCCGCATTTTGTTTGATCCTTATCTTGGCCATAGGTTATGGGCAAGGAGTTGAGTTCAAAGAAGCCGAAGGGTTACAAAGCCAGAAAGGTACGGTCGGTATTTCAAATGAAGTGTTTAAAATTTTATTTTTAATTTGTTTTGGGTATCTAACTTCTGCGGTCCTTAATTTATTAAATACAATCAAAAACGAGTCGGAAGAAAGGCAAAAACTGGCGGAGTCCGAAAGAACTAACTCGGACAATTTAAATCGTGATTTGGTAAGAGTCGGTTCGGAACTTGTCAAAACATTGAAATCAATTCGTGAAATCACAACCGACTTCAACTTACAAATTGAATCCCAAGACAAATCCATTCATGAACTAACAGAGTTTGTTTCATCATTTTCAGAAAGTATCCAAACTTCTGTGGATAATATAGGAAAACAACACAATCAGATTAGTTTATTAAATCATAAATCGGATACGTTGAAACTGAGTATTTCTGAAATTGGATCTGTTGTTGAGGAATTAAATACAAATATGAGTGATTTCCAGGATAGAAGTAATGTTCTTTCTGAGACGGTTCAAAATCTGGAAGAAAGACTTAGATCGGTCAATGAATCTCAAAAAGAAGTCAGTGAAGTGAATGATATTATGGCAGAAATTGCCGACAGAACCAATTTACTTGCACTCAATGCTTCTATTGAAGCGGCAAGGGCTGGTGAACATGGAAGGGGATTTGCAGTTGTTGCTCAAGAAGTCGCAAAACTAGCAGAAAATTCGAATGAAAATGCCACAAAAATTAAAAAAATCATTACGACTTCTAATAAATTCATTCAAGAAGGAACAGAACTCGCTTCTGTTTCTCTCAAACAGACAGAAGCGCTCCAGTCGAAGTATGAGCTTTTGAGTGCAGTGATCAAAACAGCAACAAACAAAATCAATTCTCAAAAGAATATTAATAATGAAGTACTTGAGTCCCTAGATTTAATTGAATCGATTTCTAAGGAACTGGACCAAGAATCAAAATTGTTAAACCAAGACAAAGACCAGATGGTCGCTGTAGTTCAAAAAATGGATGAAATCAATAGAGAAGTAGTGATTAATGCTAGAAAAGTAGGTGAGAATACTTTAAGTTTGGAAAAACAGGCTGCAGAGCTTGCTTCTGAATAG
- a CDS encoding c-type cytochrome produces the protein MKPYLNQIFCVCSILIFQDCSYFQPILAKIGIRENPTGIYTSGTIANSNIYLRFYKDGLVLSKITDETIDNTSTNLSLQNTSDPQLAFGEYKVSGTTIQFSTKDVDGEYHFKGNILNKDLIELDVVHWQFNLPPQIMFSKGNKLLDPNELSYPEKSIPNMNENLMFFKGKRLLKMRACTACHAIESSEKIVGPSLQGIYNKVRNLTNGKKILADETYLRNSILNPNLEIVEGYPPAMPSFEGSFTDDELSQIILTLKKL, from the coding sequence ATGAAACCCTATCTAAACCAAATATTTTGCGTCTGCTCCATTTTAATATTTCAGGATTGTTCATATTTCCAACCTATTCTGGCAAAAATCGGCATTCGAGAAAATCCAACTGGAATTTATACTTCAGGCACTATTGCCAATTCGAATATCTATCTACGCTTTTACAAAGATGGTTTAGTTCTATCAAAAATAACTGACGAGACGATTGACAATACTTCAACCAATCTATCGTTACAAAATACATCAGATCCGCAACTAGCTTTTGGTGAGTATAAAGTCTCAGGAACAACTATTCAATTTTCCACAAAGGACGTTGATGGAGAGTATCATTTCAAAGGAAACATATTAAACAAAGATTTAATTGAACTCGATGTAGTGCATTGGCAATTTAATTTACCTCCACAAATTATGTTCTCAAAAGGAAATAAATTATTAGACCCAAATGAGTTAAGTTACCCAGAGAAAAGTATTCCAAATATGAATGAAAATTTAATGTTTTTCAAAGGGAAAAGACTGCTGAAAATGAGAGCTTGCACAGCTTGCCATGCAATTGAATCAAGTGAAAAAATTGTAGGGCCTTCATTACAGGGAATCTATAACAAGGTTCGGAATTTAACAAACGGGAAAAAAATACTTGCAGACGAAACCTATTTACGTAACTCCATTCTCAATCCAAATTTAGAGATAGTAGAAGGCTATCCGCCTGCAATGCCTTCCTTTGAAGGTTCATTTACTGATGATGAATTGTCTCAGATAATTCTTACTTTGAAGAAGTTATAA
- a CDS encoding pirin family protein yields METLKPNSNSVEKKLHPASERGHVNFGWLDSHHSFSFGHWYHPEKTNFGALRVLNDDIVEPSMGFGTHPHQNMEIVSIPLFGELAHKDSTGTNGIIRTGDVQIMSAGSGILHSEFNHSKEKKVNFLQIWILPKVAGIEPRYAQKTFSEAGRVNRFQTVVSPIDEEAVWINQDAYFSLATLDPGKDLSYSVHAPGQGIFTFLISGKLKVEDTILERRDAVGHWGKEEYKFHAEVKSELLVIEVPMK; encoded by the coding sequence ATGGAAACATTAAAACCCAACAGCAATTCCGTAGAAAAAAAACTCCACCCGGCTTCCGAACGTGGGCATGTCAATTTCGGATGGTTGGACAGTCACCACTCCTTTAGCTTTGGCCACTGGTACCATCCCGAAAAAACTAACTTCGGCGCTCTTCGTGTCCTAAACGATGATATCGTTGAACCAAGCATGGGATTTGGTACGCACCCTCACCAAAATATGGAGATTGTATCCATTCCCCTTTTTGGTGAATTGGCACATAAAGATAGTACAGGTACGAATGGAATCATTCGCACTGGAGATGTACAAATTATGTCCGCAGGTTCGGGAATCCTTCACTCGGAATTCAATCATAGCAAAGAGAAGAAAGTCAATTTTTTGCAAATTTGGATCCTCCCTAAAGTGGCAGGCATCGAACCAAGATATGCACAAAAAACATTTTCAGAAGCGGGTCGAGTGAACCGTTTTCAAACTGTTGTTTCTCCGATTGATGAAGAGGCCGTTTGGATCAACCAAGATGCATACTTTTCTCTCGCGACCTTGGATCCAGGAAAGGATCTTTCCTATTCCGTCCATGCACCGGGCCAAGGGATTTTTACTTTTCTGATCAGTGGAAAATTAAAAGTCGAAGATACCATCTTGGAACGAAGAGATGCCGTCGGGCATTGGGGAAAAGAGGAATATAAATTTCATGCAGAAGTGAAATCAGAACTCCTCGTGATTGAAGTTCCTATGAAATAG
- a CDS encoding Kelch repeat-containing protein, with product MEKIRFITLFLFFISCKITPGSNLFDPNSPTSLGLLLLNTEPVVTMEFSSNRVQPGGTIYVSTNHDFTVRAEGLRLPISGAGISPIAQVIPRSRFLYEVRMKPSVMSGKFSINLKDYYLNESLLVNPENFEFEIDAQPPVLEVRTGNGIDISELKSGFLDIVSNEDIVWDGKLSQITLSGTAKNSLVVSDVILSSRNIRLLFAGNPNANGGILTISFSNIKDKASNSQGITMVPLNVFAFKSGPNLNVARRSCVGIELHDGRRYVMGGRAKKDVLINGNGTLSHSEFYNSVTKQFVQGPDMVYRRQEFDIVRLNDGRLLVSGGFGGKVGNPSNDGLASTEVYDPVTNIWTEGPSLSMPRQLHKMTVLPNGDVLVVGGLSPFKPFQSVARVELIHVTNNPATMTVETIGNLSDSRGKQTQILSHSSGKVIIFGGERSDAIGPLANDFNAYALDSIEVYDISTKTLTSSTAKLHKRFNHFVHELSNGEILIFGGLNSRFDTSQPVLRSQIYNPSTDTIRDHKNLLFGREWGSSFVFPYGKDQLMIAGGLEYRTVNGSTFDSIQDTESWSESNNRFYMTSRSLNARWEGCEIRYSSSGGGMILGGRIGDILGNTEEYSFE from the coding sequence ATGGAAAAGATTAGATTCATCACTCTGTTTTTATTTTTTATATCGTGTAAGATAACACCTGGTAGTAATCTATTTGATCCAAACTCACCTACTAGTCTAGGATTACTCCTTCTGAATACAGAGCCTGTGGTTACTATGGAATTTTCCAGCAATCGTGTCCAACCAGGAGGGACTATATATGTATCAACAAACCACGATTTTACGGTAAGGGCAGAAGGACTTAGATTACCGATTTCTGGTGCGGGAATCAGTCCGATTGCACAGGTCATTCCTAGAAGTCGTTTTTTATATGAAGTTAGAATGAAACCATCCGTGATGAGTGGTAAGTTTAGCATTAATCTTAAAGACTATTACCTAAACGAATCATTACTCGTCAATCCAGAGAATTTTGAGTTCGAAATTGATGCCCAACCACCTGTTTTGGAAGTTCGAACAGGAAATGGAATCGATATCTCGGAATTAAAATCGGGATTTTTGGATATTGTTTCTAATGAAGACATTGTATGGGATGGCAAACTATCTCAAATTACACTGTCTGGTACTGCCAAAAACAGTTTGGTTGTTTCGGATGTCATCTTATCTTCGCGCAATATACGTCTGTTATTCGCTGGGAATCCAAATGCGAATGGCGGTATACTAACGATTTCGTTTTCGAATATCAAAGATAAAGCCTCGAATTCCCAAGGGATTACCATGGTTCCCTTAAATGTTTTTGCTTTTAAAAGTGGGCCTAATCTCAACGTGGCAAGAAGGTCTTGTGTTGGGATTGAGTTACATGACGGACGAAGGTACGTCATGGGCGGAAGGGCCAAAAAAGATGTTTTGATTAATGGGAATGGAACTTTAAGTCATAGTGAATTTTATAACTCAGTTACAAAACAGTTTGTCCAAGGCCCTGATATGGTGTATCGCAGACAAGAGTTCGATATTGTCAGGTTAAATGACGGCAGACTTCTCGTTTCTGGTGGATTTGGCGGCAAAGTAGGGAATCCATCAAATGACGGTTTGGCTTCTACTGAAGTGTATGATCCTGTAACTAATATTTGGACTGAGGGTCCATCTCTTTCTATGCCTCGTCAGTTACATAAAATGACGGTCCTTCCGAATGGTGATGTTCTGGTTGTGGGGGGATTAAGTCCTTTTAAACCTTTCCAATCAGTGGCAAGGGTGGAGTTGATCCACGTTACAAACAATCCAGCCACGATGACTGTAGAAACAATAGGAAATTTGAGTGACTCCAGAGGCAAACAAACACAGATTTTATCGCATTCTTCTGGTAAGGTGATTATTTTCGGTGGAGAACGTTCCGATGCGATAGGACCACTTGCAAATGATTTTAATGCCTATGCCTTGGATTCTATAGAAGTTTATGATATCAGTACGAAAACTCTCACAAGTTCTACAGCAAAACTTCACAAAAGATTCAATCATTTTGTTCATGAGCTTAGTAATGGAGAAATTTTAATTTTTGGTGGTTTGAATTCTCGGTTTGATACTAGCCAACCAGTTCTCAGATCGCAAATTTATAATCCATCGACAGATACAATCAGAGATCACAAAAATTTGCTTTTTGGAAGGGAATGGGGTTCTTCCTTTGTTTTCCCTTATGGAAAAGATCAGTTAATGATTGCGGGTGGATTGGAATACCGAACCGTAAATGGATCCACCTTTGATTCCATACAAGACACAGAATCCTGGTCTGAATCAAACAATCGTTTCTATATGACAAGCCGTTCTTTAAATGCTCGTTGGGAGGGATGCGAAATCCGTTATTCTTCTTCTGGCGGTGGAATGATTCTTGGTGGCAGGATTGGTGATATTCTTGGAAACACGGAGGAATACAGCTTTGAATAG
- the pyk gene encoding pyruvate kinase: MPAIEQLRARKTKIVCTIGPATASKEMIRSLAFAGMNIARINMSHGDHEFHRKIIRIIKSLNKDELHKHPISILLDTQGPEIRTGDVQNDLHLKVGETFTFHIIPGMEAEAQSVFVNYRDIVKDLKVGDKVTVDNGLINLAVQEIRENELVCTVLDGGKLGSRKHINLPGIRVNLPSITPKDLKDILFGLEEDIDFVALSFVRSQEDVKQLRGIIDEKNHHAQIIAKIEDQEGLKNLDAIIRESDGIMVARGDLGVEIEIEELPIVQRRIIKRCQEEGKRVIVATHLLESMIQNPSPTRAEVTDVANAVYEEADAIMLSGETAMGKYPVRCVEMLDKIARRMELSINLGLAAQRKPKDQKEEMARSAANLADSMQAHAIIAITRRGITANNLASFHPKYPIVHAFTNMTSVRRKLWLTRGVIPYRVDFSSDPEKTIKLAIQTLVNNGYLQMGEKVVILSDIIAGEERVETIQVREVK, translated from the coding sequence ATGCCTGCTATAGAACAATTAAGAGCTAGAAAAACAAAAATCGTTTGCACCATCGGTCCTGCGACTGCTTCCAAAGAAATGATCCGAAGTTTGGCTTTTGCTGGAATGAACATCGCAAGGATCAACATGAGTCATGGGGACCATGAGTTTCATAGAAAGATCATTCGTATCATCAAATCACTCAATAAAGATGAATTACATAAACATCCTATTTCTATCCTTTTGGATACACAAGGACCAGAAATTCGAACTGGGGATGTCCAAAATGATCTTCACTTAAAAGTGGGAGAAACATTCACTTTTCATATCATTCCAGGAATGGAAGCAGAAGCTCAGAGTGTTTTTGTAAACTATCGTGATATCGTAAAAGATTTAAAAGTAGGTGATAAAGTTACCGTTGACAACGGGCTGATTAATTTAGCTGTACAAGAGATTCGTGAAAACGAGCTCGTCTGTACCGTATTAGACGGCGGGAAACTCGGATCTAGAAAACATATCAATTTACCTGGAATTCGGGTCAACTTACCTTCGATCACTCCGAAAGACCTAAAAGACATACTTTTTGGATTAGAAGAGGATATTGATTTTGTAGCTTTGTCTTTTGTTCGGTCCCAAGAAGATGTAAAACAACTTCGAGGCATCATTGATGAAAAGAACCATCATGCACAGATCATTGCCAAGATTGAAGACCAAGAAGGTTTAAAGAATTTAGATGCCATCATTCGTGAATCTGATGGGATTATGGTGGCTCGTGGGGATTTGGGAGTGGAAATCGAAATCGAAGAACTTCCCATTGTCCAAAGACGAATCATCAAACGTTGCCAAGAAGAAGGGAAACGTGTCATTGTCGCTACCCACTTATTGGAATCTATGATCCAAAACCCATCCCCTACAAGAGCAGAAGTAACTGACGTAGCCAATGCTGTGTATGAAGAGGCAGATGCCATTATGTTGTCCGGTGAAACGGCGATGGGAAAATATCCTGTGCGTTGTGTGGAGATGTTGGATAAAATTGCACGTCGTATGGAGTTATCGATTAACTTAGGTCTTGCGGCACAAAGAAAACCAAAAGACCAAAAAGAAGAGATGGCTCGTTCTGCTGCAAATTTAGCAGATTCTATGCAAGCACATGCCATCATTGCCATCACTCGGCGGGGAATCACTGCCAATAATCTGGCATCGTTCCATCCGAAATATCCAATTGTTCATGCATTTACAAATATGACGTCTGTTAGGCGGAAACTTTGGCTGACAAGAGGAGTGATCCCTTACCGGGTTGATTTTTCTTCGGATCCAGAAAAAACAATCAAACTCGCCATCCAAACTCTAGTAAATAATGGATATTTGCAGATGGGGGAAAAGGTAGTCATCCTTTCTGATATCATTGCTGGTGAAGAACGAGTCGAAACCATCCAAGTTCGTGAAGTAAAGTAA
- a CDS encoding caspase family protein, giving the protein MNLKILIFLFLTIPTVLNADPTPKRFGFVVGVSEYKELSLGDLKTAKSDALGMTKILFSYGSYNRIQTLIQEGSVNSTPTKYNILSHFENLLEETHPEDLLVFYFSGHGVVDYNDRVYLLPEDANPLKPFETGIAVEQLLEMTRKYKLKRVVFFIDACRNPEDGKGEEGRKYLDGSNFRDSEIVSVFYSTKVGYSSYEDPKSGYGVFTRFLIYGLEGRADSNYNGEVSYSELSNYVISSLKEWSKTNQKLQKPYTKEYAEKSEDTVLTYAVNPETSLADAPLFNPYNPTYAFRSLLFPGWGQYARGQEEKGKVFMSIFTLGVLYAGYQYNAYRQDKAAYESAVGIPPNSRVFETVAINYYLIEPHRQRMETSRTNLSQALTALLFLWSANVFDFYLLGPNPKEKSGVWLDFHWENQGYMGMDRVGKLGYAMQF; this is encoded by the coding sequence ATGAACTTAAAAATCCTAATATTCTTATTTTTGACTATACCGACGGTTTTAAATGCCGATCCCACTCCCAAACGATTTGGGTTTGTTGTTGGGGTAAGCGAATACAAAGAGTTGTCCCTAGGTGACCTAAAAACGGCAAAAAGTGACGCACTGGGAATGACAAAAATTTTATTCAGTTATGGATCTTATAATCGGATCCAAACGCTGATACAAGAAGGGTCTGTCAATTCAACTCCGACAAAATACAATATTCTATCGCACTTTGAGAATTTATTAGAAGAAACCCATCCTGAAGATTTATTGGTATTTTATTTTTCCGGACATGGGGTGGTCGATTACAACGATCGAGTGTATTTACTCCCAGAAGATGCAAACCCTCTAAAACCTTTTGAAACAGGGATTGCTGTAGAACAACTTCTGGAAATGACAAGAAAGTATAAATTGAAACGGGTTGTGTTCTTTATTGACGCTTGCCGAAACCCAGAAGATGGGAAAGGGGAAGAGGGTCGAAAGTATTTGGATGGTTCTAATTTTCGAGATTCTGAAATCGTTTCTGTATTCTATTCCACTAAAGTTGGGTATTCTAGTTATGAAGATCCAAAGTCTGGATACGGAGTTTTTACTAGGTTCCTGATTTATGGATTAGAAGGCCGAGCTGATTCCAATTATAATGGAGAGGTCTCCTATTCAGAGTTGTCCAATTATGTAATTTCTTCCTTGAAGGAATGGTCCAAAACCAATCAGAAATTACAAAAACCATATACCAAAGAATATGCGGAGAAATCCGAGGATACAGTTCTCACCTATGCAGTGAATCCTGAGACTTCCCTTGCCGATGCGCCTCTCTTTAATCCTTACAATCCCACTTATGCCTTTCGTTCCTTACTTTTCCCTGGTTGGGGACAGTATGCACGCGGCCAGGAAGAAAAGGGGAAAGTGTTTATGTCTATTTTTACCTTGGGTGTCCTTTACGCAGGTTATCAGTACAATGCCTATAGGCAAGATAAGGCTGCGTACGAATCAGCAGTAGGCATCCCTCCCAATTCTCGTGTTTTCGAAACTGTTGCGATCAACTATTATTTGATTGAACCTCACAGACAACGAATGGAGACATCTCGTACCAATCTCTCTCAAGCCTTAACGGCACTTCTATTCCTCTGGTCAGCAAATGTGTTTGATTTTTATTTGTTAGGACCCAATCCTAAGGAAAAGTCGGGTGTTTGGCTCGATTTTCATTGGGAAAACCAAGGTTATATGGGAATGGATAGAGTTGGGAAATTAGGTTATGCGATGCAATTTTAG